One Deinococcus psychrotolerans genomic window, GTGCCGGGACTGGGCCAGTTGCTGGTCGGGCAAACCCTCTACGGCGTGCAGTTTCTGGCGGCGGCCGCGCTGGTGTGGGCCATCGCCTTTCCCGTCTTGCAGGGCGGAAGCTGGGACGGGCGGGTGCTGGCCCTCATCGCCATTGCCGCGCTGCACCTCGGCGCGGGCATCACCGCCGCCGCCGATCACCGCCGCCGTCAGGGTGCCGAGTTCACCTACGCCGCCCAGCAGACCTACAAGCGTTGGTCGGTGATCGTGGCCAGCGCGGTGGTGCTGTTTATCGCCGGACTGCTGGTGCGCTGGATCGTGACTTTGCCGAGCTGGAACGAGGTGCAGCGCAACTTCTTGTTCTTGCTGATCGGGCGCTTTCGTTCCGAGCAGTTCGCCGACGAGATCTGGCGGCTGTGGGGCTTTGGGGCGCTGGTGCTGGGCGGCGGCGCGGCCTTCTTGATGACGCAGCTCAAAGCCAAATTCGCCTGGGTGCCGCTGGTACTGGGCGTCGTAATCGGCGTGGTCATGCTGTTTCCCACCATCAGCCCGCAGGTCAACATCGGCGGGCTGGCGCTCAGCCTCATTCTGGCGATTCTGGGCATCGTGGGCGCGATTCCGCTGGGCCTGCTGTTCGGAGTGGGCCGCACCAACACCTTGCCGGTGATGCGCGGCCTGAGCACCATTTACGTGGAGCTGTTCCGCAGCTTGCCGTTCATCACGGTGATTTTCTGGTTTTTCATCTTCGTGCCCTACGTGCTGGGCGAGGGGACTCAGTTCTGGGCAGTGGTGGCGGCGCTGGCGCTGTTTACCGGCGCTTACGTGGCCGAAATCGTGCGGGCAGGCATTCAGGCGCTGCCGACAGGGCAGGCCGAGGCGGCGCGGGCGCTGGGACTCTCGGGCACCCAGACTATGCTGCAAGTTATTTTGCCGCAGGCGGTTCGCAACATGATTCCGCCGCTGGTCGGGCAATTTATCAGCCTCTTCAAAGACACCTCGCTGGTCAGTATCATCGGTTTGATCGAACTGGCTGGGGCCGGGCGCATCACCGCCAACCGGGTGGTCACGGCGACCTTTGAAATTTACCTGACGGTGGCGCTGCTGTATTTCATCTTTGCTTACCTGCTCTCGCTGCTGGCCCGCAGGCTGGAAGCGCCGGCGGGAGCGCGGTAAGCTGAACACCAAGTCTACTGCCCAAGCCCATCCGCCCGACCCTTTGCCACAAGGAGCCAACCCATGACCGCGTCCCTGCAAAAACCCGCTTTACAGCCCAACGCCGAGCCGATCATCAAAGCGGTGGACGTTCACAAGAATTTCGGCAGCTTCCACGCCCTGCGCGGCGTCAACATGACCGTGCAGCCGGGTGAGGTGGTGGTCATCATCGGGCCGTCGGGCAGCGGCAAATCCACCTTCATTCGCACCATCAACCGCCTCGAAGAACACGACAAGGGCACCATCATCGTGGACGGCATCGAACTTAAAGAAGGCCAGAACCTCGACGCCATTCGCCGCGAAGTCGGGATGGTGTTTCAGTCGTTCAACCTCTTTCCGCACCTGACCGTGCTGCAAAACGTGGCGCTGGCTCCCATGCGCGTTCGCAAGACGCCCAAAGCCCACGCCGAAAAGCAAGCGATGGAACTGCTGACGCGGGTCGGCATCGAGGAGCAGGCGCTCAAGTTCCCGGCGCAGCTCTCCGGTGGTCAACAGCAGCGCGTGGCGATTGCCCGCGCCCTGGCGATGGAACCCAAGGTGATGCTGTTTGACGAGCCGACCTCGGCGCTCGATCCCGAGATGATCAAGGAAGTGCTGGACGTGATGAAGGGCCTGGCCCGGTCTGGCATGACCATGCTGTGCGTCACCCACGAAATGGGCTTTGCCCGCGAAGTGGCCGACCGGCTGGTGTTTTTCGACGAGGGCAACATCGTCGAAGACACCACCCCCGAAGAGTTTTACAACAATCCCAAACACGAGCGGGCCAAGGCCTTCCTCAGCAAAGTGCTGGGCCACTAAAAAGAGCAGCATGAGAGCGGGGCGAAAAGGCATATTGACAGCCTTTTCGCCCCGATTTCTTTGCCCTACTGACTATCCCAGAGCGTTCAAACCCGTCAGATCGCGCCCCACGATCAGCGTATGGATGTCGTGCGTGCCCTCATAGGTGTCCACTGTTTCGAGGTTGAGCATGTGGCGAATCACCGGATACTCGGTGGTAATGCCGTTACCGCCCAGCAGCTCGCGGGCCAGACGCGCACCTTGCAGCGCCACCCGCACGTTGTTGCGCTTGGCCAGCGAAACTTGCCCGAAGGTCATCTTGCCGCTGTCTTTGAGCTGCCC contains:
- a CDS encoding amino acid ABC transporter permease; translated protein: MTVKPSVQPSGGASLAWLSYFVPGLGQLLVGQTLYGVQFLAAAALVWAIAFPVLQGGSWDGRVLALIAIAALHLGAGITAAADHRRRQGAEFTYAAQQTYKRWSVIVASAVVLFIAGLLVRWIVTLPSWNEVQRNFLFLLIGRFRSEQFADEIWRLWGFGALVLGGGAAFLMTQLKAKFAWVPLVLGVVIGVVMLFPTISPQVNIGGLALSLILAILGIVGAIPLGLLFGVGRTNTLPVMRGLSTIYVELFRSLPFITVIFWFFIFVPYVLGEGTQFWAVVAALALFTGAYVAEIVRAGIQALPTGQAEAARALGLSGTQTMLQVILPQAVRNMIPPLVGQFISLFKDTSLVSIIGLIELAGAGRITANRVVTATFEIYLTVALLYFIFAYLLSLLARRLEAPAGAR
- a CDS encoding amino acid ABC transporter ATP-binding protein produces the protein MTASLQKPALQPNAEPIIKAVDVHKNFGSFHALRGVNMTVQPGEVVVIIGPSGSGKSTFIRTINRLEEHDKGTIIVDGIELKEGQNLDAIRREVGMVFQSFNLFPHLTVLQNVALAPMRVRKTPKAHAEKQAMELLTRVGIEEQALKFPAQLSGGQQQRVAIARALAMEPKVMLFDEPTSALDPEMIKEVLDVMKGLARSGMTMLCVTHEMGFAREVADRLVFFDEGNIVEDTTPEEFYNNPKHERAKAFLSKVLGH